From a single Collimonas pratensis genomic region:
- the epsL gene encoding XrtB/PEP-CTERM-associated polysaccharide biosynthesis outer membrane protein EpsL, giving the protein MRWRIIFLLPICSCVAAQATDLVPTDIMPPADIVQPPADAVTPYAGYSVGYDSNLLRLQNSAAAQAMGLGSDLSDTTQRYLFGLAVDKTLSRQHLTANLNVTKVDYDHFGELDHYDKNMAANWNWHAGDHFEGNIGANYSQGLTPFIDFHLLERNIRTEESAYADGSWLFHPSWRVRGGLTYTKLKYDLVSQQPLDNTRNQSELGLDYLAASGSTIGLQLRHTHADFPTPELDNGVLVLNGYNQDEVKAKIDWLLSGKTQLHFLGGWVSRTQDASQVSNFSGINTRLSADWSPTGKIQLTVAGWREIGAVDDLSTVYSLNHGASLASAWQYSEKIQLVAQYKYQKRDFGQSAGTGTLGSLNQNDVLRDTALSVVYNPTQRWRVQLSGIRSTQTLKSGAGGFVSNGVTLNTRYAF; this is encoded by the coding sequence ATGCGATGGCGGATCATTTTCCTGCTGCCGATTTGTTCCTGCGTCGCTGCCCAGGCCACCGACCTGGTGCCGACCGATATCATGCCTCCCGCCGACATCGTGCAACCGCCGGCGGATGCGGTAACTCCTTATGCCGGCTACAGCGTCGGCTACGACAGCAATCTGCTGAGGCTGCAGAATTCCGCGGCGGCGCAGGCAATGGGACTAGGCAGCGACCTGTCCGATACAACACAGCGCTATCTGTTTGGCCTGGCGGTGGACAAGACGCTCAGCCGGCAGCATCTGACGGCGAACCTGAACGTGACCAAGGTGGACTACGACCACTTCGGCGAACTCGATCATTACGACAAGAACATGGCGGCGAACTGGAACTGGCATGCAGGCGACCATTTCGAGGGAAACATCGGCGCCAACTATTCGCAAGGGTTGACGCCATTCATTGATTTCCATCTGCTGGAACGCAATATACGGACCGAGGAAAGCGCCTACGCGGACGGTTCCTGGCTGTTCCATCCGAGCTGGCGCGTGCGCGGTGGGCTCACCTATACCAAGCTGAAGTACGACCTGGTATCGCAGCAGCCGCTCGACAATACGCGCAACCAGAGCGAGCTGGGACTGGACTATCTCGCCGCCAGCGGCAGCACCATCGGCCTGCAGCTGCGCCATACGCATGCCGATTTTCCCACCCCTGAGCTGGACAACGGCGTGCTGGTGCTCAACGGTTATAACCAGGATGAAGTCAAAGCCAAGATCGACTGGCTGCTCAGCGGCAAGACGCAACTGCATTTCCTGGGCGGTTGGGTCAGCCGGACACAGGATGCGTCCCAGGTCAGTAATTTCAGCGGCATCAACACGCGGCTCTCCGCCGACTGGTCGCCTACCGGCAAGATCCAGCTCACAGTCGCCGGCTGGCGCGAGATCGGCGCGGTGGACGATCTTTCCACTGTCTATTCGCTGAACCACGGCGCCAGCCTGGCGTCGGCCTGGCAGTATTCGGAAAAAATCCAGCTGGTGGCGCAGTACAAATATCAAAAACGTGATTTCGGCCAGTCGGCTGGAACCGGCACCCTTGGTTCCCTCAATCAAAACGATGTACTGCGCGATACCGCGCTGAGCGTTGTGTACAACCCGACCCAGCGCTGGCGTGTCCAGCTGTCCGGGATCCGCAGCACGCAGACCCTGAAAAGCGGAGCGGGCGGTTTTGTCAGCAATGGCGTGACGCTCAACACGCGTTACGCCTTCTAG